The Pyrus communis chromosome 2, drPyrComm1.1, whole genome shotgun sequence genome includes a window with the following:
- the LOC137725673 gene encoding protein PSK SIMULATOR 1-like isoform X2 has protein sequence MKYTLWLINTMGGMCSNTRRSTVDDVNASNAPSGGIPTANGHPGNGSRGLPPKVNSNSTPSPVSEGVDKQLQDPFTLPETNNMVPYGLITDDVNDGIPHLSRTLSHKTRSTKSKQAVAKVSEVSSLLGRAGTVGLGKAVEVLDTLGSSMTNLNPSSGFTSGVTTKGNKISILAFEVANTIVKGSNLMQSLSKDNIKHLKEVVLPSEGVQNLISRDMDELLRIAAADKREELKVFLGEVVRFGNRCKDPQWHNLDRYFEKLDSEITPQRQLQEDAETVMQQLMTLVLNTAELYHELHALDRFEQDYQRKLQEEDNSSTTQRGDSLAILRAELKSQRKHVRSLKKKSLWSRILEEVMEKLVDIVHFLHMEIHEAFGNAGSRNNHKKLGSAGLALHYANIISQIDVLVSRSSSVPSNTRDTLYQGLPPDVKSALRSKLQSFQFKEEHTIAEIKAEMEKTLQWLVPIATKTTKAHHGFGWVGEWANTGSEMNRKSAGQTDLLRIETLHHADTKRTESYILELVVWLHHLVNQTRVGNSGIRSPVKSPLCSPNQKATQLCISKTNCPSPILTVEDQEMLRYVSKRKLTPGISKSQEFDTARTRFSKHNRLSKSSNHSPTNERRKDPFPIRRPSSVPIIDFDFNRSKSLDVIDRVDTIRSI, from the exons ATGAAATATACTCTGTGGCTTATCAACACAATGGGTGGGATGTGCTCCAACACGAGGAGATCCACTGTAGACGATGTCAATGCAAGTAATGCCCCCAGTGGAGGCATTCCCACTGCTAATGGCCATCCTGGTAATGGGTCTCGTGGTCTGCCTCCGAAAGTAAATTCCAATTCGACTCCATCCCCAGTTAGTGAAGGCGTGGATAAACAATTGCAAGACCCATTTACGTTGCCAGAGACAAATAATATGGTTCCTTATGGGCTCATTACAGATGATGTCAACGACGGGATTCCTCACTTGTCGAGAACCTTATCACACAAAACTAGATCTACCAAGTCTAAGCAGGCTGTGGCAAAG GTATCAGAAGTGAGCTCACTTTTGGGCAGGGCTGGTACAGTTGGCCTTGGGAAGGCAGTCGAAGTATTGGACACCCTTGGTAGTAGCATGACAAATTTGAATCCAAGCAGTGGTTTTACCTCAGGGGTGACAACAAAAGggaataaaatttcaattttggcttttgaaGTCGCAAACACAATTGTCAAGGGTTCAAATTTAATGCAGTCCCTTTCTAAGGATAACATCAAACATTTAAAAGAGGTGGTGCTTCCATCAGAAGGGGTACAGAATTTGATATCAAGAGATATGGATGAACTCCTGAGAATTGCTGCGGCTGACAAGAG AGAAGAGCTCAAAGTTTTCTTGGGAGAAGTAGTGCGTTTTGGAAATCGTTGTAAAGATCCTCAGTGGCATAATCTGGATCGATATTTTGAAAA GTTGGATTCAGAAATCACACCGCAGAGGCAATTGCAGGAAGATGCAGAGACAGTGATGCAGCAATTGATGACGTTAGTTCTAAATACAGCT GAATTATATCATGAGTTACATgccttggacagatttgaacaAGATTATCAGCGTAAGCTTCAAGAGGAAGACAACTCAAGCACTACCCAAAGAG GAGATAGCCTTGCAATCTTGAGAGCAGAGTTGAAGAGTCAAAGGAAGCATGTGAGAAGTTTGAAGAAAAAATCACTTTGGTCCCGAATTTTGGAAGAG GTCATGGAGAAACTTGTCGACATTGTTCATTTCTTACATATGGAGATTCATGAAGCATTTGGAAATGCAG GTTCTCGGAACAATCACAAAAAGTTGGGTTCTGCTGGTCTTGCGTTGCATTATGCAAATATTATCAGTCAAATTGATGTTCTT GTGTCTCGATCAAGTTCTGTGCCTTCAAACACTCGGGATACTTTATATCAGGGGCTCCCGCCTGACGTGAAGTCAGCTTTGCGCTCAAAACTACAGTCATTTCAGTTTAAGGAAGAG CATACAATCGCTGAAATTAAAGCTGAAATGGAGAAAACATTACAGTGGCTGGTTCCCATTGCCACTAAAACAACCAA AGCTCATCATGGCTTTGGTTGGGTTGGAGAATGGGCAAACACTGG GTCTGAGATGAACCGAAAATCTGCTGGTCAAACTGACTTGCTGAGGATTGAGACACTGCACCATGCTGATACAAAAAGAACTGAGTCTTACATTCTTGAACTGGTGGTGTGGCTTCACCATCTTGTCAACCAAACGAGGGTTGGAAACAGTGGAATTAGATCTCCTGTTAAATCCCCTCTCTGCTCCCCCAACCAGAAGGCAACTCAGTTATGCATAAGCAAAACCAACTGTCCATCACCCATATTAACAGTTGAAGATCAAGAAATGCTTCGATATGTAAGTAAGAGAAAACTGACACCGGGGATTAGTAAGAGTCAGGAATTTGACACTGCAAGGACCAGGTTCAGCAAGCATAATAGGCTGAGCAAGAGTAGTAACCACTCCCCAACAAATGAACGTCGGAAGGATCCATTTCCAATAAGGAGGCCATCCTCCGTTCCTATCATTGACTTTGATTTCAACCGGAGCAAATCACTGGATGTCATTGATCGAGTGGACACAATTCGAAGTATTTGA
- the LOC137721994 gene encoding sucrose transport protein-like: MEVETADKNSQAELEQQVSQLKKIILVASIAAGIQFGWALQLSLLTPYVQLLGVPHTWAAFIWLCGPISGLLVQPIVGYHSDRCTSRFGRRRPFIASGSALVAVAVFLIGYAADLGHLTGDSLEKATKPRAVSIFVVGFWILDVANNMLQGPCRALLADISGSDPKKMRTANALFAFFMAVGNVLGYAAGAYNNLHRMFPFTMTKACDMYCANLKSCFFLSIALLIILTVLALTNVKETTADVAQPDEPEEESTTTSKVPFFGQMIGAFKELKRPMLVLLLVTCLNWIAWFPFLLFDTDWMGKEVYGGQVGKGRLYDLGVRVGSLGLLLNSVVLGFMSLGIELLGRWVGGVKRLWAIVNFLLAVCLAMTVLITKLAEASRHGHGGVEPPPPPASVKAGALSLFAVLGIPLAVTYSIPFALASIFSSDSGAGQGLSLGVLNLAIVLPQMFVSVVSGPWDALFGGGNLPAFVAGAVAAIVSGILALFMLPSPPPDLPSNNNAGAAVVAFH; the protein is encoded by the exons ATGGAAGTTGAAACCGCGGACAAAAATTCTCAGGCCGAGCTGGAGCAGCAGGTGAGCCAGCTGAAAAAAATCATCCTGGTCGCCTCCATTGCCGCCGGCATCCAATTCGGGTGGGCACTGCAACTCTCCCTCCTCACCCCCTACGTCCAGCTCCTCGGCGTCCCCCACACCTGGGCCGCCTTCATCTGGCTCTGCGGCCCCATCTCCGGCTTGCTCGTTCAGCCCATCGTAGGCTACCACAGCGACCGTTGCACCTCCCGCTTTGGACGCCGTCGCCCTTTCATCGCTTCCGGCTCCGCCCTCGTCGCCGTCGCCGTCTTTCTCATCGGTTACGCTGCTGATCTCGGACACCTCACCGGCGATTCCCTTGAGAAAGCCACCAAGCCCCGTGCTGTCTCTATCTTCGTGGTCGGTTTCTGGATCCTCGACGTCGCTAACAACATGCTGCAGGGGCCATGCAGGGCCCTCCTCGCCGACATCTCTGGATCCGACCCGAAGAAAATGCGGACCGCCAACGCCCTCTTCGCCTTCTTCATGGCTGTCGGAAACGTACTTGGTTACGCCGCTGGGGCCTACAACAACCTCCACAGAATGTTCCCCTTCACCATGACCAAAGCCTGCGACATGTACTGCGCTAATCTCAAGAGCTGCTTCTTCCTCTCTATCGCCCTCCTCATCATCCTCACCGTATTGGCCCTTACCAACGTGAAGGAAACAACCGCCGACGTCGCTCAGCCAGACGAGCCAGAGGAGGAGTCAACGACCACTTCGAAGGTGccattttttggtcaaatgattGGGGCCTTTAAGGAGTTGAAGAGGCCAATGCTGGTGTTGCTTCTGGTGACGTGTCTAAACTGGATTGCGTGGTTCCCGTTCTTGCTGTTCGACACTGACTGGATGGGGAAGGAGGTGTACGGCGGCCAAGTCGGTAAAGGGCGGCTGTACGATTTGGGTGTGAGGGTTGGTTCACTTGGCCTCTTGTTAAACTCTGTCGTTTTGGGGTTCATGTCCCTTGGGATCGAGCTTCTCGGTCGTTGGGTTGGTGGTGTCAAGAGATTGTGGGCCATTGTCAACTTCTTGCTCGCCGTTTGTTTGGCCATGACTGTTTTGATCACTAAATTGGCTGAGGCCAGCCGACACGGTCACGGCGGTGTTGAGCCCCCGCCGCCACCTGCCAGTGTCAAGGCCGGTGCATTGTCTCTGTTCGCCGTTCTTGGTATTCCTCTGGCG GTGACATACAGTATTCCTTTTGCCCTGGCATCCATATTTTCCAGCGATTCTGGTGCAGGCCAAG GGCTTTCATTGGGAGTCTTAAATCTTGCAATTGTCCTACCACAG ATGTTTGTGTCCGTCGTAAGTGGACCGTGGGATGCTTTGTTCGGTGGTGGTAATTTACCGGCATTTGTCGCGGGAGCGGTTGCTGCCATAGTAAGTGGAATATTGGCTCTCTTTATGCTACCGTCTCCGCCACCCGATCTTCCATCGAACAACAATGCAGGAGCTGCTGTTGTTGCCTTCCATTGA
- the LOC137725673 gene encoding protein PSK SIMULATOR 1-like isoform X1, whose product MKYTLWLINTMGGMCSNTRRSTVDDVNASNAPSGGIPTANGHPGNGSRGLPPKVNSNSTPSPVSEGVDKQLQDPFTLPETNNMVPYGLITDDVNDGIPHLSRTLSHKTRSTKSKQAVAKVSEVSSLLGRAGTVGLGKAVEVLDTLGSSMTNLNPSSGFTSGVTTKGNKISILAFEVANTIVKGSNLMQSLSKDNIKHLKEVVLPSEGVQNLISRDMDELLRIAAADKREELKVFLGEVVRFGNRCKDPQWHNLDRYFEKLDSEITPQRQLQEDAETVMQQLMTLVLNTAELYHELHALDRFEQDYQRKLQEEDNSSTTQRGDSLAILRAELKSQRKHVRSLKKKSLWSRILEEVMEKLVDIVHFLHMEIHEAFGNADTDKPVTGSRNNHKKLGSAGLALHYANIISQIDVLVSRSSSVPSNTRDTLYQGLPPDVKSALRSKLQSFQFKEEHTIAEIKAEMEKTLQWLVPIATKTTKAHHGFGWVGEWANTGSEMNRKSAGQTDLLRIETLHHADTKRTESYILELVVWLHHLVNQTRVGNSGIRSPVKSPLCSPNQKATQLCISKTNCPSPILTVEDQEMLRYVSKRKLTPGISKSQEFDTARTRFSKHNRLSKSSNHSPTNERRKDPFPIRRPSSVPIIDFDFNRSKSLDVIDRVDTIRSI is encoded by the exons ATGAAATATACTCTGTGGCTTATCAACACAATGGGTGGGATGTGCTCCAACACGAGGAGATCCACTGTAGACGATGTCAATGCAAGTAATGCCCCCAGTGGAGGCATTCCCACTGCTAATGGCCATCCTGGTAATGGGTCTCGTGGTCTGCCTCCGAAAGTAAATTCCAATTCGACTCCATCCCCAGTTAGTGAAGGCGTGGATAAACAATTGCAAGACCCATTTACGTTGCCAGAGACAAATAATATGGTTCCTTATGGGCTCATTACAGATGATGTCAACGACGGGATTCCTCACTTGTCGAGAACCTTATCACACAAAACTAGATCTACCAAGTCTAAGCAGGCTGTGGCAAAG GTATCAGAAGTGAGCTCACTTTTGGGCAGGGCTGGTACAGTTGGCCTTGGGAAGGCAGTCGAAGTATTGGACACCCTTGGTAGTAGCATGACAAATTTGAATCCAAGCAGTGGTTTTACCTCAGGGGTGACAACAAAAGggaataaaatttcaattttggcttttgaaGTCGCAAACACAATTGTCAAGGGTTCAAATTTAATGCAGTCCCTTTCTAAGGATAACATCAAACATTTAAAAGAGGTGGTGCTTCCATCAGAAGGGGTACAGAATTTGATATCAAGAGATATGGATGAACTCCTGAGAATTGCTGCGGCTGACAAGAG AGAAGAGCTCAAAGTTTTCTTGGGAGAAGTAGTGCGTTTTGGAAATCGTTGTAAAGATCCTCAGTGGCATAATCTGGATCGATATTTTGAAAA GTTGGATTCAGAAATCACACCGCAGAGGCAATTGCAGGAAGATGCAGAGACAGTGATGCAGCAATTGATGACGTTAGTTCTAAATACAGCT GAATTATATCATGAGTTACATgccttggacagatttgaacaAGATTATCAGCGTAAGCTTCAAGAGGAAGACAACTCAAGCACTACCCAAAGAG GAGATAGCCTTGCAATCTTGAGAGCAGAGTTGAAGAGTCAAAGGAAGCATGTGAGAAGTTTGAAGAAAAAATCACTTTGGTCCCGAATTTTGGAAGAG GTCATGGAGAAACTTGTCGACATTGTTCATTTCTTACATATGGAGATTCATGAAGCATTTGGAAATGCAG ATACTGATAAACCTGTGACAGGTTCTCGGAACAATCACAAAAAGTTGGGTTCTGCTGGTCTTGCGTTGCATTATGCAAATATTATCAGTCAAATTGATGTTCTT GTGTCTCGATCAAGTTCTGTGCCTTCAAACACTCGGGATACTTTATATCAGGGGCTCCCGCCTGACGTGAAGTCAGCTTTGCGCTCAAAACTACAGTCATTTCAGTTTAAGGAAGAG CATACAATCGCTGAAATTAAAGCTGAAATGGAGAAAACATTACAGTGGCTGGTTCCCATTGCCACTAAAACAACCAA AGCTCATCATGGCTTTGGTTGGGTTGGAGAATGGGCAAACACTGG GTCTGAGATGAACCGAAAATCTGCTGGTCAAACTGACTTGCTGAGGATTGAGACACTGCACCATGCTGATACAAAAAGAACTGAGTCTTACATTCTTGAACTGGTGGTGTGGCTTCACCATCTTGTCAACCAAACGAGGGTTGGAAACAGTGGAATTAGATCTCCTGTTAAATCCCCTCTCTGCTCCCCCAACCAGAAGGCAACTCAGTTATGCATAAGCAAAACCAACTGTCCATCACCCATATTAACAGTTGAAGATCAAGAAATGCTTCGATATGTAAGTAAGAGAAAACTGACACCGGGGATTAGTAAGAGTCAGGAATTTGACACTGCAAGGACCAGGTTCAGCAAGCATAATAGGCTGAGCAAGAGTAGTAACCACTCCCCAACAAATGAACGTCGGAAGGATCCATTTCCAATAAGGAGGCCATCCTCCGTTCCTATCATTGACTTTGATTTCAACCGGAGCAAATCACTGGATGTCATTGATCGAGTGGACACAATTCGAAGTATTTGA